ATCGGAGGCCTCCTTCAGATCCAGAAGAAAAAGCCGGGAGGTAAACACTGGCACGTCGGCGATCAGGAGCCGCTGCACATCGAGCGCCCGTTCCAGAGCCAGCAGGCGGCCGGCAGGCAAACATGCGAGGGCCACCAATCCGCTTCGCTCCCGGCTGTGTCCTTTCGGCGGGCGCGCGCCTACGGGTTCCGTAGGGTAGGCATACTGTGCGGCGGGCTGCAGGTCCGGGCCGAACTGAAGCAGCCGCACGAGGCTCCCGGAGTCTACCATGGACGGCTCACCGTCGGCCGGAAGTGCCTCTTCATTCGCTGTCCAAAAGTTCCGGCTATCGGGATCCCAGGCGAGCGCCTCAAACCCCAGGTTAGGGCGCCGGGTACGGAAGATGGGAGGAATCTCCAACTCGCGGACCATCTTGCCGCGCCGCGAAGGGCTGCCTTCCACGAGCTGGAACTGGCGGATTGTGGGGCCGGTCTCGTCTGCAATCCAGAGCGTGCCGTCGCGATTATCCCAGACAATGTCTTCGCAGTCCGCCCCGTGATCCAGCTCGATACGTTCGACCACGCGGGCTTCCTTTACCGCCCCGGTGCGCTCATCCAGCCGCACGTTCAACCGGAACACAGCCGGACGGGTGTCCGAGACGGCGTAAAATGTTTCCAGGCCATCGCCCTCGCTGGATGGCCCCCCCCAGGTCAAGCCACTCAGCTCGTGGGCTTCCAGTGCGCCTGAGTCAAGCAAAAACTTCCCCGCCGCCTCCACGCGAATCGGGGGTGGCTCCTGAGTGATGGCGGCCCGTGTGGCCGCTGTCATTGCGGGTGGCGGCGTTAGCGATAGCGTCAGGAGAATGGCAGTAAATGTGCGCATTTTGACTGCTGAACGGAAGCGGGGCCCGGCATAGACGCTCCGAGCCCCGCTAAGGCCGGCCGGACCTGGCCCGCTTGTTCAAACGATCCAGGGCTTGCGCTGAGGGCGGGCCATCAAGGCGTTTGCTTCCGGGTCGTCAACGAACTCTTCTTTCTTCGGGTCCCAGCGAAGCTCACGCCCATGCAATCGCAGGCAGATGTTGGCCAGATGACAGACCGTCACGGAGCGGTGCCCGATCTCAGCATCGCAAATGGGCTGCTTCCGGCTGCGGATACAGTCGAGGAAATTCTGCCCGTGATCGTCCGACACATACAGCCTTTCCGCATTGGCAGGGAGCGGATCGTTCGGAAGCCTCTCATCGCTCGCTCTGATCTGTCCCCGCGAAACGAATATGGAGCCCTCCTCGCCGATGAAGTTGACTCCGTTTTCTCCCTGATTCGTGCAGCGCAGCGTCACCCCGTTGGCATACTTGAACTCCAGGTCGAACTCAGGAAACGTATTGAAGCAGCTCGGACCCAGAACCGCGGGATATTTCCCGGACCCGTGGACGGACACGGGGCCTGAACGGTCCATGCCCAACGCCCACTGAGCGATGTCGTTGTGATGCGCGCCCCAGTCGGTCAGCATGCCGCCGGAGTACTCCATCCACCACCTGAAGTCACGATGACACCGCTCCGGTATGTAGGGTGTCCAGCGCGCCGGCCCCAGCCACATGTTCCAGTCCAGGTCGCTCGGCGCCCGCTGCACCTGAAAGGGGCCTCCGTTGGGTCCGGTGGGGAGGTGCGTTGAAACGAGTTTCAGTCTGCCCAGACGCCCGTTCCGGACGAGCTCGCAGGCCAGGCGGAACTTTGCGTCCGAGCGCTGCTGGCTGCCGGTCTGGAACACCCTGCCCGTCTCACGCCAGACTTTGACCAGCTTTTTGCCTTCATCAATGGTCAGCGTGAGGGGTTTCTCGCAGTATACATCCTTGCCTGCCTTCATGGCGGCGATGCAGATGTAGGCGTGCCAGTGATCCGGGGTGCCGATGACCACAGCGTCAACATTGCGGTCCGCCAGCAGGTCGCGGAAGTCGCGGTATCCCTTGCAGTCCGGGCCGAACAGGTCGCAGGCCTCTTTCAGGTGGGTGGCGTCCACATCGCAGGCGGCCACTACTTTAACCCCTTCCTTGCTGGCCAGATTGCGGGTGACGTTTAGGCCCATGTGGTAGCCCTTCTTACTTCCTCCAGGACCGATCACCCCGATCTGGATCGTGTCGTTCCTGGCGATTCGGCGGGGACGCGCCGCAGCAGCCTCCGCACTGGCCGCGCGTGCTTCACGGGCGAACCAGGCCGGAAGCGATGCCAGCGTAAAACCGGCGGCGCTCTTTGCTAGGAAATCCCGGCGGGAAATCTCGTCGGATCCCCGACTCATTTGGTTTTCCTCCGTCTTGAAGAAATATCTCCCTGAAGCCGACAGGCACCCGATTGGTGCCTTTGAGGGTGCATTATAGCTCCCCTGCTTGCAGTCCTCCCTCGTGGAGGCCACCTCGGAGAGGTGTCGGGTCATACGCCGATCACCATGACAGGCTCGCCGCAAGCCCGAAATTAGATATCTCAGGACAGTCCCACTACCTGACCGTCCACCAACTGCATGTTCTCTGCCGCCGGCCGCGGCGGTAGGCCGGGCATTGTCATGATGGTACCGGTGTAGATGACCACGAAACCGGCCCCGGCGGAAACCCTGGCATCCCGGACTGTGAGCCGGAAGCCCGAGGGGCGTCCCAAAAGGAGAGGATCGTCCGAAAGGGAATTTTGGGTCTTCGCCATGCAGACCGGCAACCCGCCAAAGCCCAGGCGGGTTATCAGCGCCAGCTTCTTTTCCGCTTCCAGCGTAAACACCACCCGGTCCGCTCCGTAAACCTGCTTGGCGATTGTTTCGACCTTCTCCTCAATGGGACGGTCCAGATCGTACAGGAATCGGAAGTGGGGTGGCCGGTTTGAAATGGTCGCCAGCACGGCTCGGGCCAGGTCTTCGGCTCCTTCGCCTCCGCGCTTCCAGTGGTCCGCCAGCGCAACGCATATTCCACGCTCCCGGCAGCGGTCCACCAACAGCGAAAGCTCTTCTTCTGAATCGGATTTGAACCTGTTGACCGCAACGACAGGGGGCACGCCGTGAAGCTCCACGTTCTCGCAGTGCTTCCAAAGGTTATCCAGCCCCCGCTCCAGCGCCGCCGTATCCGGTTGCGCCAGCCGATCCTTGGCGGCTCCCCCGTGCATCTTCAGAGCGCGCACCGTCGCCACCACCACCGCACACGCGGGAGTCAGGCTGGCCGTGCGGCACTTGATGTTGAAGAATTTTTCCGCCCCCAGATCGCTCCCGAACCCGGCCTCCGTGATTACATAATCCGCCAGCTTCAGGGCCAGCCGAGTGGCGATGACGGAGCTGCATCCGTGCGCTATGTTGCCGAATGGACCCCCGTGGACGAACGCCGGAGTCCCTTCCAGTGTCTGAACCAGGTTGGGCTTGATGGCATCCCTGAGCAGCACGGCCATC
The sequence above is drawn from the Armatimonadota bacterium genome and encodes:
- a CDS encoding NADH-dependent dehydrogenase; this translates as MSRGSDEISRRDFLAKSAAGFTLASLPAWFAREARAASAEAAAARPRRIARNDTIQIGVIGPGGSKKGYHMGLNVTRNLASKEGVKVVAACDVDATHLKEACDLFGPDCKGYRDFRDLLADRNVDAVVIGTPDHWHAYICIAAMKAGKDVYCEKPLTLTIDEGKKLVKVWRETGRVFQTGSQQRSDAKFRLACELVRNGRLGRLKLVSTHLPTGPNGGPFQVQRAPSDLDWNMWLGPARWTPYIPERCHRDFRWWMEYSGGMLTDWGAHHNDIAQWALGMDRSGPVSVHGSGKYPAVLGPSCFNTFPEFDLEFKYANGVTLRCTNQGENGVNFIGEEGSIFVSRGQIRASDERLPNDPLPANAERLYVSDDHGQNFLDCIRSRKQPICDAEIGHRSVTVCHLANICLRLHGRELRWDPKKEEFVDDPEANALMARPQRKPWIV
- a CDS encoding formate--tetrahydrofolate ligase codes for the protein MLTDVEIAQQAVPEPITAVAGRLGLAETDIELYGPVKAKVTMDAIHRFADRPDGRLILVTGITPTPAGEGKTTTTIGLGDALRRLGHSACIAIREPSLGPCFGLKGGATGGGYAQVIPMVDINLHFNGDFHAITSAHNLLSALLDNHIHRGDAFNIDPYEVMWRRVIDMNDRSLREIVTGLGGRANGLPRQTGFDITTASEVMALLCLATDLEDLKQRLARIVVALDRQGNPVTAEALKASGAMAVLLRDAIKPNLVQTLEGTPAFVHGGPFGNIAHGCSSVIATRLALKLADYVITEAGFGSDLGAEKFFNIKCRTASLTPACAVVVATVRALKMHGGAAKDRLAQPDTAALERGLDNLWKHCENVELHGVPPVVAVNRFKSDSEEELSLLVDRCRERGICVALADHWKRGGEGAEDLARAVLATISNRPPHFRFLYDLDRPIEEKVETIAKQVYGADRVVFTLEAEKKLALITRLGFGGLPVCMAKTQNSLSDDPLLLGRPSGFRLTVRDARVSAGAGFVVIYTGTIMTMPGLPPRPAAENMQLVDGQVVGLS